The window GTCCGCGACCCGAATCACGCCCGCCTCCGTCGTCAGCGGCTCTTCTTCCGTGTGGTGGCAGAGAATCGCGTGCAGGACTTCGGCTTTCACGCGCACCGCGTCCGCCGTCCCGTAGAACTCGGGCAGGAGGCGGTCGAGCAAGTCCGCTGCGAGTGGAATCGAATAGTAGGAGTGGTCGTCGCGGTGGACGACGTGCCCGATGTCGTGCAGGGTCGCCGCGAGCGCGACGATGACCGCCTCGTCAGCCTCTGCGAGCCCCTGATCGCTCGCCCCGTTGAACGCCACGCCACCCGCCTTCAGGAGATCGTACAGCCGCAACGCACGATTCCGCACGATTTCGATGTGCTTCGCGCCGTGGTCGTTGTACCCCTTTCGCGCCACCGGGTTCACGTTCTGCGCCTCCAAGTAGGCCTGAATCTCCTCGTCCGACTCGATGTACGCCAACACGTCGTTCGCTTTCTCGTCCGGGAACGCGTGCTCCTCGCTCGGGTCGTACGCGTGCGTTCCACTCATTTCGCTCATACCTCTGCGTCCGACCGCCGCGCCGAAAAAGACCGCGGGTCACACCGACCCACACGAGCAAAAGGCCTATAATCGGCTATTGGCTACCAATGGGTAGAGATGCTCACTGCACCAGCGTTCATCGGGGGTCTCCCGGGCGGGATGGAGTTCGCGGTCATCCTCCTGCTCGCCGTCCTCCTGTTCGGCGCAAACAAAATCCCGAAACTCGCCCGCTCCACCGGTCAGGCGATGGGTGAGTTCCAGAAGGGCCGCGAGGAAGTCGAACAAGAACTCCAGGAAATCCGCGACGGCGACGCACCCGCCGAGACGGAGTCCGACTCCACTACGGACTCGGACACCGACAAGACGACCACCAACTAACCGACACGGCTTTTTCGGGCGCCCCACTCACCCCGATAGGGGCGCGTGGCCAAGCGGACAAGGCGAGAGGTTCCTAACTTCTAGATCACGGGTTCAAATCCCGTCGCGCCCGTCAAATTCTGAGCGAAGCGAAGTGATTTGACGCACAAGCGGGATTCTGAATCAGGGAGGGCGCGCGCAACGACGTGAGCACGTCCGACGGAGGTACAACTCCCGTCGCCCCGCTCCGGCTCCGAACGAACGTGAGTAGCGGAGCGACGGGCTGGGTAAACGCCATGTCGATGGGTTGTGTAGTGGTGGCGTATGCCTCTTCGTGTGCAGTTGGTTCGGAACGCCACACTCCTCGTCAACGTGGGTGACGTGACGTTCCTCGTCGACCCGATGTTCTCGCCGCCGGGGGAGAATCCGCCGGTGCCGAACACGCCGAACGACCGCCGGAACCCGCTCGTCCCGATGCCCGACGTGGATGTTTCGCACGACGCCGTGGTGGTCACGCATCGGCATCAAGACCACTGGGACGAGGCGGCCGCGGCCGAACTCGACGCCGACGTGCCGCTGTTCTGCCAGCCAGCGGACGCGGACGCGTTCGCCGCGGAGGGGTTCACGGACGTTCGGCCGGTGGACGAGGCGGCGGCGTTCGCGGGCGTGGAGATTCATCGAACGCCGGGACGGCACGGCCACGGCCAGCTAGCTGCGGAGATGGGGCCGGTGTCGGGGTTCGTGTTCGACGGCGAGGAGTCCGTGTACGTCGCGGGCGACACAATCTGGTACGATCCGGTTGCGGAGACGCTCGACCGGTTCGACCCCGAGGTGGTCGTGCTCAACGGCGGAGAAGCACGGTTCGTGGAGGGCGACCCGATCACGATGGGCGTCGAGGACGTGGCCGCCGTTCGCGAAGCGACGGACGCGGCAATCGCCGTCGTTCACATGGACGCGATCAATCACTGCCTGCTATCGCGCGAGGAACTCCGGTCGGCGGCGGACGGCGTTCACGTTCCCGAAGACGGCGAGCGAGTCGGTCTCTAAGGCGGACGCCTCCGGAAGGAGTGACAAAACACGAGCGGGACGCGAACTCGTTAGTCGTCCTCGGTCTTGATGTCCGCGCTCAAGCCCTGGGCCATCTCGATATCCTCGCCCAAGCCCTCGCTCGCTCACGCTCGCTCGCCCTTGGAGATTCCACCAGGCCGGTGGAGATAGCAATCGGATGCGAGAACCGTTAGTCGTCTTCGGTTTTGATGTCCGCTGAGAGCCCCTGGGCCATCTCGATATCCTTCGAATTGTTGAGCGTCCAGGCGGTGCGTTCAGTGACGGCCTCAATAACTTCCCGGGCGCTCGGATACCCGTTCCCCGACTTCTTCACCCCGCCGAACGGCAGATGAACTTCCGCCCCAATACACGGCAAGTTCCCGTACGCCAATCCAACCTCGGCGTTATCGCGGAAGTAGTTGATCTGGCGGTAGTCCTCACTGATCACCGCGCCCGCCAATCCGTAGGGCGTGTCGTTGTGGATTTCAACCCCGCGCTCGATACCACCCGAGTATTCGATCAGCGCCACGTGCGGCCCGAACACTTCCTCCCGAATACACTCGAGATCCGGCGCGTAATCGATTTCGTAGACGAACGGCCCCACCCAGTTCCCGTCCTCGTGGCCATCCGGAATCTCCGCGGCGTCAAGGCTGGTGCGGTCGACGAGCACGCGCGCGCCCTCCTCGCGCGCGCGCTCGTTCCCCGTCTTGATTTTCTCGACGTGCTCGGATTCGATGGCGGGCCCCATGAACGTCGCGTCGTCGAGCGGATCGCCGACCGCGACCTGTTTCGCTTGCTCGACAAACCGCTCTTTGAACTCCTCGTAGACGTCCTCGTGGACGATGAGGCGTTCGCTGGAGACGCAGCGCTGGCCGGTGGTCTTGAACGAACTCATCACCGCGGAGTGCACGGCGACGTCGAGGTCTGCTTTTTCGGTGATGACGATGCCGTTTTTTCCACCCATTTCGCAGGCGGCGAGTTTGCCGGGTTCACCGCCGACTTTGGAGGCGATTTCGTGGCCGACCTCGGCGCTTCCGGTGAAGAGGACGGTGTCGATGCCGTTGTCGTCGACGATGCGCGCGCCGGCGTCGCCGAAGCCCTGCACCATGTTGAACACGCCGTCGGGAATATCGGCGTCGTCGAACATTTCGGCGATGATTTGGCCGCACCAGGGGGTTTGTTCGGCGGGTTTCCAGACGACGGTGTTGCCTTCGACGAGGCTGACGGCCATGTGCCAGAAGGGGATGGCGACGGGGAAGTTCCAGGGGGTGATGCAGCCGACGGTGCCGCGGGGTTTGCGGCGCATGTAGGCGTCCTTCGACGGGATTTCGGAGGGGACGACGTCGCCGTGTGGGTGGCGGGCGTTGCCGGCGGCCCACTCGACCATATGCCAGGCTTCGGTGACGTCCGCTTTTCCCTCGGAGATCTCTTTTCCGCATTCTTTGGTGACGATTTGGCCGAGTTCGTGGTGGCGGTCGCGGAGTTCGTGGTAGATGTCCCAGAGGTATTCGGCGCGGTCGATGTAGGAGAGCGCCTGCCACGTGTTTTCGGCGTTGTTTGCGGCGTCGATGGCGGCGTCCACGTCGGCGTCGGTGGCGCGGTCGAACTCGCCGAGTGTTTCGCCGGTCGCGGGGTTCGTGCTCGCGAACGTCTCCGCGCCGTCGCCCGACACCCACTCGCCGTCGATGTAGTGTTTGTATGGTTCTGCCATTGGTGAGAAGACCACGCATACACCGGAAAAGCCCCGTCCGACCATGGACGGGGTTCGCATCGCGCCGCGATCGGTTCCGAAGCCGCGCCCCGGTATTTAAAACACCGACCATGGTCGCCCGGATCCTTGGTATTCCGTCACACGGATAACCGTCCGGATCGATACAGACACCTATGGCCATCGCCGATCAAAGAACCACGACGCGGTTGACGCTAGACCTCTGGCACCCGAACTGCTGGGCGATCGAAGCGACCGGCCGCACTCCGGGTGGCGTGCTGGCGCACGCGATATACAACTCACCGACGACCGAAGGCGACCACCCGGGAACGGTGCAGGGCCTGTTCACGGCGTTCGGCGACACCGAAGACGACGTGGAACAGCTCCTCGACGCCATTCAGGCGTCCGACCACTCCGGGGGGCTCTCGAAACTCCAAGAGCGGTTCGGTCGCGAACGCAACGCGCCGGGCAACGTCGTCCAGGAGTTCTTCTTGGAGTACGACCCGGACGACATGGTGTGTCCGACGCTGCTCGAACACGGATTCATCCACAGCGCCCCGGTTCGCATCGAGGACGGCCGCGAGGAGTGGCAGGTCTGTTTCGTCGACGACCGCTCGAAGATTCAAGACGCCCTCGACGGAGTCCGCCGGGACGCGGGCGCCGAGGTCACGGTCGACTCGATTACGACGACCGAAAACGCCGGGGGAACCGAACGCGACCGGCGACTCGACACGCTCACCACGCAGCAGCGGGAAGTGTTCGAGCACGCCCGCGCGGCCGGCTACTACGAGTGGCCGCGCGAGTCCTCGACGCGGGAGCTCGCCAGCGATCTGTCGGTCTCGAAGACAACCCTGCTGGAACACCTCCGGAAGGCCGAAGCGAAGCTACTCAATCCGTGAAAGAGAGGGGCGGATTCGTCCCCGCCCGTCAGGGCGGGGTTTTCTCCTTGTACTTCCGTAAGACGGCGAGGCGGACGCCGAGCGCGGTCGAGAACGCGGCCAGGAGCTCTTAGCGCCCGATGACGGCCCGGAGTGCGAACAGGAGGTTCTCCTTGCGCTCGCGGACGCGGCGGTAGAAGTAGGAGAACCACTTCGAGCCGTAGGGGATGTACTGGTAGACCTCGTAGTCGTCGGCGAGGTCGAACTGGGCGTTCTCGCGGACGCCCGTGAGCATCTGAATTTCGAAGGGCGTGCCGTGTTCATCGTGGAGTGTCTTCGCGAGGTCGATCATCCGTGGGTCGTGGCTGCCGACGGCGACGCCGTCCTCGAACTCCTCGAACATGTAGGTCAGATACGTCTCGTAGGCGTCGTTGACCTTCGATTTCTCGGTGTGGGCGAGTTCGCTGGGTTCGTCGTACGCGCCCTTCACGAGGCGGACTTTTCCGGGGAGATCCGCGAGGCGTTCGAGGTCGTCGCGCGTACGCTTGAGGTTCGCCTGCACGCAGACGCCGACGCGACCGTCAGTCTCCGTCGCGTGGCGCTCGTAGGCGTCGAGCGTCACGTCCGTCGTCGGGTGGTCTTCCATGTCGATCCAGACGAAGCACTCGGCAGCGTCGACGATGCGTGCGATGTTCTCCTCGAACGCGGCGTCACTGATACCGAGGCCGACCTGGCTGGGTTTGACCGAGATACAGGCGTCGACGTCGCGCGCGGCGATGTCGTTCGCGAGGGCGATGTAGGCGTCCGCGTCCGCGTCCGCGTTCTCCCGTTTCTCGTAGTGCTCGCCGAGCAGGTTCACGATGGCCTTCACGCCGCGGGCGTTCAGCTCCGCGACGTGGTCTAGTGCTTCTTCGGGCGTCTCGCCCGCCACGAAGTCGCTGGCGATCGGGGGAATCATAGTCACCAGTGCGCACGGAACGAACCTATATCGGAACCCGACCAAATATATCTTGAGTTTGAGCGTCGAAATAAAGTCGATGTGTGTGGGTGGGCGGCGGCGACCCGCCCATGGTAGGGCCGCGATTGAGGGCGGACTGTATTCGATACACTACTGAAGTAACATGCCACGTGATACCATGACGGACGTCGACCGGCGAACGATGATTAAACTGACAGGCGGCGCGGGTGTGGCGGGACTCACCGGACTGGCAGGCTGTTCGACGACCGGCAGCACCGACACTACCACCGAGGGCGGAACCGGCACCGACACCACCACCGCCGACAGTGGAAGTGGCCCGTACAACATCGGGATGGTCGACGCGCTCACGGGGTCGCTGTCAGCGTTCGGCCAGCGCAACCAGCGCGGAAAGGACATCGCGCTCGCGGACGTCAACGCAGTCGGCGTCAACGGACGCGACCTGAGCATCTCCGTCGAGGACTCGGGCAGTCAGAGCTCGGGTGGCGTCTCGGCGGCCCAGAAGCTCGTCAACCAGGACGGCGTTCCGTTCGTCATCGGGGCCGTGGGGTCGGGCGTCTCGCTCGCCATCTACGAGAGCGTCATCCAAGGGACGGACGTCGTTCAGGTGAGTCAGAACTCCACGGGCCTGGGGCTCACCGAGTTCCCGGGGCTCCTCCGGGTATCGCCGACCGGGCGAACACAATCGAGAGCGCTCGCGAACATCATCGCCGAGGACGGCTACGATACCGTGGCGATGACCTACGTCAACAACAACTACGGCTCCAGCCTGGCCGACGCGTTCGCCAACGCGTGGGACGGCACGATGGCCTACAACAACCCCCACGACCAAGACCAGCAGTCGTACTCGGGCGTCATCAGCGAGATGAACAGCTCCGGCGCGGACGCGTGGCTGTTCATCACCTACCAGGCCGAGTTCGCGACGATGGTCAACGAGATGTACTCGAGCGGGTACGACCCACAGCTGTACGGAGCCGACTCCGTCTCGGGCGACAACGTCCTGGAGAACACGCCGGAAGGCAGCATCGACGGCATGAAGGTCGTCGTCCCCTCCGCGCCGGTCGAGCAGCAGAACTACAAGGAGTTCGTCTCGACGTTCGAGAGCGAATACGGCGAGAGCCCGACCGTCTGGTCGGCGTACGCCTACGACGCAGTCGCCATCGCCGCGCTGTCGATTCAGGCTGCCGACGAGTTCACGGGAGCCGCCCTCTCCGACGTCGTCCGTGACGTGACGCGTCCGGAGGGCCAGAAAGCGACCTCGTACAAGGCCGCCCACGACATCCTCGCGGACGGCGGGAGTCCGAGCGATGTCGACTACCAGGGAGTGAGCGGCCCTATCGACTTCGACGAGAACGGAGACCCGGTCGGCTTCCTGCAAATCCAGGAAGTCCGGAACCACAGCTACGAGCGGATCGGCTTCATCGAGTCCTAATCGACAGATGATACTCGACCTCATCGCGAGCGGCCTGGTGTTCAGCAGCATCATCGTGCTCGGGAGCATCGGGCTCTCGCTGATCTACAGCATCGCAGACTTCGCAAACTTCGCGCACGGCGACACGATGACGGTCGGAGCGTACTCGGCGCTAGTGACCTTCGGTGCTGTCGGCGGACTCGGCGGATCCCTGCTCGGTCTTCCCTACGGCTTCTTCGTCGCGCTGG is drawn from Salarchaeum sp. JOR-1 and contains these coding sequences:
- a CDS encoding ABC transporter substrate-binding protein, with protein sequence MTDVDRRTMIKLTGGAGVAGLTGLAGCSTTGSTDTTTEGGTGTDTTTADSGSGPYNIGMVDALTGSLSAFGQRNQRGKDIALADVNAVGVNGRDLSISVEDSGSQSSGGVSAAQKLVNQDGVPFVIGAVGSGVSLAIYESVIQGTDVVQVSQNSTGLGLTEFPGLLRVSPTGRTQSRALANIIAEDGYDTVAMTYVNNNYGSSLADAFANAWDGTMAYNNPHDQDQQSYSGVISEMNSSGADAWLFITYQAEFATMVNEMYSSGYDPQLYGADSVSGDNVLENTPEGSIDGMKVVVPSAPVEQQNYKEFVSTFESEYGESPTVWSAYAYDAVAIAALSIQAADEFTGAALSDVVRDVTRPEGQKATSYKAAHDILADGGSPSDVDYQGVSGPIDFDENGDPVGFLQIQEVRNHSYERIGFIES
- a CDS encoding twin-arginine translocase TatA/TatE family subunit encodes the protein MLTAPAFIGGLPGGMEFAVILLLAVLLFGANKIPKLARSTGQAMGEFQKGREEVEQELQEIRDGDAPAETESDSTTDSDTDKTTTN
- a CDS encoding HD domain-containing protein; protein product: MSEMSGTHAYDPSEEHAFPDEKANDVLAYIESDEEIQAYLEAQNVNPVARKGYNDHGAKHIEIVRNRALRLYDLLKAGGVAFNGASDQGLAEADEAVIVALAATLHDIGHVVHRDDHSYYSIPLAADLLDRLLPEFYGTADAVRVKAEVLHAILCHHTEEEPLTTEAGVIRVADGLDMERGRSRIPYERGGRGINTISSQAIQEVSLEPGDDTPVLVEIKMHNAAGVYQVDTLLKDKLERSMLEDSIRIVAVNTSGDGERLVERIEL
- a CDS encoding MBL fold metallo-hydrolase → MPLRVQLVRNATLLVNVGDVTFLVDPMFSPPGENPPVPNTPNDRRNPLVPMPDVDVSHDAVVVTHRHQDHWDEAAAAELDADVPLFCQPADADAFAAEGFTDVRPVDEAAAFAGVEIHRTPGRHGHGQLAAEMGPVSGFVFDGEESVYVAGDTIWYDPVAETLDRFDPEVVVLNGGEARFVEGDPITMGVEDVAAVREATDAAIAVVHMDAINHCLLSREELRSAADGVHVPEDGERVGL
- a CDS encoding proline dehydrogenase family protein, which gives rise to MIPPIASDFVAGETPEEALDHVAELNARGVKAIVNLLGEHYEKRENADADADAYIALANDIAARDVDACISVKPSQVGLGISDAAFEENIARIVDAAECFVWIDMEDHPTTDVTLDAYERHATETDGRVGVCVQANLKRTRDDLERLADLPGKVRLVKGAYDEPSELAHTEKSKVNDAYETYLTYMFEEFEDGVAVGSHDPRMIDLAKTLHDEHGTPFEIQMLTGVRENAQFDLADDYEVYQYIPYGSKWFSYFYRRVRERKENLLFALRAVIGR
- a CDS encoding aldehyde dehydrogenase family protein, with the translated sequence MAEPYKHYIDGEWVSGDGAETFASTNPATGETLGEFDRATDADVDAAIDAANNAENTWQALSYIDRAEYLWDIYHELRDRHHELGQIVTKECGKEISEGKADVTEAWHMVEWAAGNARHPHGDVVPSEIPSKDAYMRRKPRGTVGCITPWNFPVAIPFWHMAVSLVEGNTVVWKPAEQTPWCGQIIAEMFDDADIPDGVFNMVQGFGDAGARIVDDNGIDTVLFTGSAEVGHEIASKVGGEPGKLAACEMGGKNGIVITEKADLDVAVHSAVMSSFKTTGQRCVSSERLIVHEDVYEEFKERFVEQAKQVAVGDPLDDATFMGPAIESEHVEKIKTGNERAREEGARVLVDRTSLDAAEIPDGHEDGNWVGPFVYEIDYAPDLECIREEVFGPHVALIEYSGGIERGVEIHNDTPYGLAGAVISEDYRQINYFRDNAEVGLAYGNLPCIGAEVHLPFGGVKKSGNGYPSAREVIEAVTERTAWTLNNSKDIEMAQGLSADIKTEDD
- a CDS encoding helix-turn-helix domain-containing protein, yielding MAIADQRTTTRLTLDLWHPNCWAIEATGRTPGGVLAHAIYNSPTTEGDHPGTVQGLFTAFGDTEDDVEQLLDAIQASDHSGGLSKLQERFGRERNAPGNVVQEFFLEYDPDDMVCPTLLEHGFIHSAPVRIEDGREEWQVCFVDDRSKIQDALDGVRRDAGAEVTVDSITTTENAGGTERDRRLDTLTTQQREVFEHARAAGYYEWPRESSTRELASDLSVSKTTLLEHLRKAEAKLLNP